The Catenulispora sp. MAP5-51 DNA segment TGCTGTGCGTGACGGTCTCGCAGTCCGGCGGCTCCCCGGACCTGGTCGCCCACACCGAGATGGCCAAGGCGCGCGGTGGTCTGACGCTGGCCGTGACCAATGTCGCCGGCTCACCGGTGAACCGGGCCTCGGAGCTGTCTCTGGACGTCCTGGCGGGCCCGGAGCTGGCACTTCCGGCGACGAAGACGTACACCGCGGAGCTCCTCACCCTGTGGCTCCTGGTGGACGCACTCCGCGGCGGCGACGGTTCGGCGGCCAAGGCCCTCCCGGACCTGGCCGCCACGGTCCTGGCCCGGGAATCCGAGGTGGCCGACCTGGCGCAGCGCTACCGCTTCGCCTCCCGCCTGGTCCTGACCGGACGCGGCTACTCCTACCCGACAGCCCGCGAGGCGGCACTGAAGGTCATGGAGACCAGCTACCTGCCGGCCCACGCCTTCTCCGGCGCGGACCTCCTCCACGGCCCCCTGGCCATGGTGGACAACGTCAGCCCGGTGGTCGCCGTCGCTGCCGAGGGCGCCGGCGGCACCGCCCTGGAGCCGGTCCTGGAGCGGCTGCGCGAGCGCGGTGCGGATCTGGTCGTGATCGGCTCCGCCGAGCACGTCGCCGGAGCCACGGCCGGGTTCGTGCTGCCGTCCGGCCTGCCGGAGGAGCTGTCGCCGATCCTGGAGATCCTGCCGCTGCAACAGCTGGCGTACCACGTCACGATGGGGCGGGGCTTGAATCCGGATGCGCCGCGGGCTTTGGCGAAGGTGACGCGGACGCACTAGCGGGTTTTCGCGAGCGGGCTCAGGGCCCGTCGGCCTTCATCGGTCGGCGGGCCCTGAGTCTTTTCATGATTTCCTTCCCCGGAGGGAACCCGCGACGGGGCCGGGGCGTGTCCGATCGGTGGCGCCGCGAGGGCGGGATGGCCGGCGCCGCGGACGCGATGCGCCGGGGGCGGAGGCGTTCGCTGCGGGCGCGCGGCGGCGTGGCGGTGCTGGGGGTGGCCGCGATCGGCGGCGCCCTCGGGGTGACCGCGACGCTGGGCGGTCTCGCGGGCGGGGCCAAGGCGGTGGCCGCGGCCGACGCGCCGACGACGCCCACGACCTCGACGCAGTCGGCGCCGCCGGCCCGCGGCGACGGCCTGCTGGCGGCGAACCTGTGGCCCGGCTACAGCCTGGCGCACTGGGATCCCGAGCCGACCAACCTGCCGGCCACGCAGTCGATCGGATCGATGATCAACCACTGCGACACCGACCCCGCCGACCTGGGGAAGTACAGCTTCCCGGTCACCGGGGCGAAGCAGTGGGGCACCACGTACATCACGGCCATCCGCGCGGACGCCGAGGAGGACCTCTTCGTCTTCGCGGACGCGTCGCACGCCGCGGCCTTCCTCGCCGACGCCAGGGGCGCCGGCACCGCCAAGTCCTGCAGTACCGGCCCGGCGGCGCAGGTGCCCTCGCCCGGTGTCAGCACGGACTACGGGGTGTCGTGGGTGGTGAGGCAACAGGACGGCGGCGTGGACCATCTGCCGTCGATCGACCACCGGTACCTGGTGCAGTCCGGCAACCGGGTGGCGCTGCTGCGGGCGATGCAGTTCGGTACCGACTTCGAGAGCACTTCCGGTGACGCGAAGGTCCTCGCGGATCTCCAGGCGGCGCTGGAGAAGTAGCAGCACGCACGCCGCGGGCCCGCCGAGATGATCGGCGGGTCCGCGGCGTTTTCCGGGGTACAGATGAGGGCGCCGACAAGGATGCCGATGAGTTTCGCCGCGCCAGGCCGTCTGAAGGGATGACGGCCCACCCGGACGTCCCACCCAACCGGAGGAAATCCCATGCGCAAGCTGGTCGCGACCCTGTTCCTGTCCCTCGACGGCGTCGCCGAGAGCGCGGACAAGTTCTGCCTCGACTGGGACGACGTGGTGGACGCCAACGGCGAAGCCATCATCGCCACCCAGGACGCGGTGATCCTCGGCCGGCGCAGCTACGACGAGTGGGTCGAGTTCTGGCCGGGCAGCGACATCGAGCCGTTCGCCACGTTCATCAACGAGGTCCCGAAGTACGTCGCGACCTCCACGCCGCTGGAGCGGCCGTGGCACAACGCGACGGCGATCGAGGGCGGCCTGGTGGAGTTCGTCCAGGACCTCAAGAACTCCGAGGGCGGCGACATCGGGGTGCATGCCAGCATCTCGGTCGTCCAGGCGCTGCTTGCCGCCGGAGTCCTGGACGAGCTGCGGCTCGCGGTCGCGCCGGCGGTCGTCGGGCAGGGGAAGCGGCTGCTGGACGGAGTGCCGCCGATGCGATTCGAGACGATGCGCAGTGTGACCACGCCGAGCGGATATCTGCTCGCCGACTACCGGGTGTCGCACTGAGGCGGCTCGGCCGCGATCCCGGCCCCGGGCCCGCGGCGGTGTCGGCCCCTCAACCTCCACCGCCGCGCTAGCCCGTGGCCTTCTTGGTTCGCCGCCGTCCCGGCCGTCCGGCGAGGCGTGCGGAGCCTCGTCGTGCGTTGCCGCCGGGTGGCGGCCTGGTCGGAAACACCAGTCCCCGCGCCTGTCAGGGCTAGGCGGGTTGGTGCTCCCTCGCCAGTCTGTGGGGCCCGTTCGGCGCCTGGGCGCTCGAACCGGCCTCGAATACGCTACGCCCTGCGACCCAGGTGTGCAGCGGGTGGTACCCGTCGTCGAACCACACCAGGTCGGCGCGGGCGCCGGGCTCGATGCGGCCCAGGTCCGGCCGGCCGAGGGCGTCCGCGGGGACCCGGGTGGCCGCGACCAGGACCGATGCCTCGTCCAGGCCGATGCCGACCAGGTTGCGGATGGCGCGGTCCAGGGTCAGGGCCGAGCCGCCGATGACGCCGGCCGCGTCGCGCGGCACGCCGTCCTCGCCGAGGTAGACCTTGATTCCCGACAACTCGTATTCGCCCGGCGGCATTCCGGCCGCCGCTATGGCGTCCGTCACCAGCGCCACCCGGCCGCCGGCCGCGCGCCAGATCAACGTGCAGATCTCAGGAGCCACATGGTGCAGGTCGGCGATCAGGCCGCAGGTGAACCGGGTGTCGTACAGCGCCGCGCCCGGGACCCCGGGCTCGCGGTGGTTCAGCGGGCGCTGGGCGTTGAAGATGTGGGTGACCAGGGTCGCGCCCTCGTCGGCCGCGTCGACCACCTGTGCGGCCAGCGCGTCGGTGTGCCCCAGCGAGACCCGTACGCCGGCCTCGGCCAGGCGTCGCACCGCCTCCGGGCCGCCCTCGAGCTCAGGCGCCAGGGTCACCATCGTGACCACGCCCCGGGTCTCATCGGCGGTCAGTGTGGCCAAAATCGCGCCGACGCGCTCGGGCGTCGGCGGGACCAGGTAGCGCGGGTCGTGGACCCCCGGGCGCTGCGGCGACAGGAACGGCCCCTCCAGGTGAACCCCCATCGCCTGCGCGCCGCGCAGGGAGCCGAAGACCGCGCCGGCCTGCTTCACCCCGGCCAGCAGGGTCTCCAGCGGCGCGGTGATGTAGGTGGGCTGGAACGCCGTCACACCGGTGCTCGGCAGCCGGTCGGAGACCAGCCGCCAGTCCTCGTCGGAGGCGGTGATGAAGTCGACGCCGAAGCAGCCGTTGGTCTGGATGTCCACCAGCCCCGGCGCGAGCACGCCGGAGTCCAGGACTATGTCCGCCTCGGGCGAAGCGCCTTCCAGCACCTCGGCCACTACCCCGTCGTCCACGACGACGGTGGCGGGTCCCGCCAGGCGCCCGCCAAGCAGGACGCGCGGTGCTGAGATGCTGCTGGTCACGAGAAGAGATTGTGGACTAGACCAATCGGCGATGTCTAGACCTATGTTCAGATTTGGGCGCGGAGCGTCTCCTTAACGGGTGGTGGTGGGAGACGGGTGGGGCTGACTATCCGCGAGATCACTCAGAACCGAACGAATGTGATCCGTTTCAAGGTCGGACAAATCGGCACGTGCCGTCACTCGCAGCCGCGATTTGCCGTCCGGAACCGACGGCGGCCGGAAACAGCCGACGTGCAGCCCGCGCTCCAGACAGAAGTCCCGCGCGGCCACCGCGGCCTCCGGGGCGCCCAGGATGATCGACGTCACCGCGCCGCTCGGGGGAGTGGCCTCCAGCCCCAGCGCGAGCGCCAGCTCGTAGATCTCCCACGACCGCTTGCGCACCAGCTCCGGCAGCCCGGGATCCCTGCGGATCACCTTCAGCGCCGCCAGCGCCGCCCCGGCCGAGGCCGGCGCCAGCCCGGTGTCGAAGATCATCGACCGCGCCGCGTCCACCAGGTGCGCGATCAGCTCCGCCGAGCCGAGGATCGCGCCGCCCTGCGAGGCGAAGGCCTTCGACAGCGTCGCGGCCACGATCACGTCCGGCTGCCCGGCGAGCCCCGCGTCGAAAACGGCTCCACGGCCCTCAGGACCGGCCACGCCGAACCCGTGCGCCTCATCCACCACAAGGACCGCGCCGTGCGCTCTACAGGCCTCGTGGAGCTCTCTGAGGGGTGCTGTGTCCCCGTCGACGGAGAACAGGGATTCGACGACCACCAGAGCGCGCTCCTCCGAGCGGCCCGCCAAAGCCGCGGCGACCGCGTCCACGTCGCTGTGCGGCGTGATGGCCACCCGGGCGCGGGACAGGCGCGCGGCGTCGATCAGGGAGGCGTGGTTGAGGCTGTCGGAGACGATCAGGTCGCCGCGTCCGGCCAGCGCCGTGATCACCCCGAGGTTCGCCAGGTACCCGGAGGAGAACACCAGGCCGGCCTCCATGCCGGCGTGCTCGGCCAGGCCCGCCTCCAGCTCCGCGTGCAGCTCGGTGGTCCCGGTCACAAGGCGCGAGCCGGTGGACCCGGTGCCCCAGCGGCGCACCGCCTCGACGGCGCCCTCGACGACCTCCGGATGGCGGGTCAGGCCGAGGTAGTCGTTGCCGGCCAGGTCGATCAGCGGGGAGTCCGCGGTCCGCGGGACCAGGGTCCGGCGCAGGCCCGCTGCCCGGCGCTCGTCGGCGTGCCGGGCGAGCCAGGACAGCGGATGGGGAGAAGGCTGGTCGAGGGTGCTCACGAAGCCAAGAGGCTACCCGCCCGCGGACCGGCCGGGACCTGCCGGAACTTCCAAAACGATCGAGGGCGCTTTGGCCGGGCCGGCAATCAGATCGCGGGCGCCGGCTTGTGATACGAAGAAGCATGCCGTCCATGAACGACCTGGTCCACACGCGCACCGACCTCGACGAGGCCGATCTGGACTGGCTGCACCTGCTGACCGCGGACTGGCAGCTGCTGGCCGACCTGTCCTTCGCGGACCTGGTGCTGTGGGCCCCGATCAAGACCGAGGACGCCGACGAGTCCGGGCAGGCGCCGCTCACCGAGCCGGGTTACGTGGCGGTCGCGCAGATGCGCCCGAACACCGGCCCCACCTGCTACACCGCCGACCTCGTCGGCTCGACGATAAAGCGCGGCCAGCGGCCGATGCTGGACCTGGCCCTCGACTCCGGGCGGATCCGGCGCGAGGGCGACCCGGAGTGGCGCGAGGACGTGCCGGTCCGCGTCGAGGCGATCCCGGTGCGCCGCGGGGACCGGGTCATCGCGGTGATCTCGCGCAACACCAACCTGCTCGCCGCCCGCACCCCGAGCCGGCTGGAGCTGACCTATCTGCAGACCGCGGCGGACCTGGCGCGGATGATCGCCGAGGGGATATTCCCCTACCCGGAGTCGCGCGATCAGCAGGACAACTCCCCGCGCGTCGGCGACGGCGTGATCCGGCTGGACGCCGACGGGGCCGTCGTCTACGCCAGCCCGAACGCGCTGTCCGCCTACCACCGGCTCGGCTACGCCGCCGACATGGTGGGGGAGCACCTCGGCGACCTGACCGCGGCCCTGGCCCCGGTCCAGGGCGCGATGGAGGAGGCGCTGCAGGTGGTGGCCTCCGGCCGCAAACCGCGCGAGGCCGAGGTCGAGGGCAACGGCACCGTGGTCCAGCTGCGCGCCATCCCGCTGCGGCCGCAGGGGGAGCGCACCGGCGCCCTGGTCCTGGTGCACGACGTCACCGAGCTGCGCCGCCGCGAGCGCGAGCTGATCAGCAAGGACGCGACGATCCGCGAGATCCACCACCGGGTCAAGAACAACCTGCAGACCGTGGCCGCGCTGCTGCGCCTCCAGGCCCGCCGGATAGACGACGGCACCGGCCGCGCCGCGCTGGAGGAGGCGGTCCGCCGGGTGGGCTCGATCGCGCTGGTCCACGAGACCCTGTCCCAGACCCTCGACGAGCGGGTCGACTTCGACGAGATCGCCGACCGGGTGCTGGCCATGGTGGTGGACGTCGGCGCCGGCGGCCCGGGCGGTCCCGGCGGGGTCAGCGTGCGCTCGCGCCGCACCGGGCGCTTCGGCGTGCTGCCGGCCCAGATCGCCACCCCGCTGTCGATGGTGCTGACCGAGGTCCTGCAGAACTCGCTGGAGCACGGCCTGGCCGACCGGGGCGGATCTCTGGAGGTCCAGGCGCATCGCGCCGGGCCGCGTCTGAAGGTGGTCGTCACCGACGACGGAAACGGCCTCCCGGCGGGTTTCGACGCCGCCACGGCCGGGAACCTCGGTCTTCAGATCGTCAGAACACTTGTGCACGGCGATCTCAAGGGCACCTTCGATCTCCGGCCGGCCCCCAGCGGCCGAGGCGCGGTGGCCGTGCTGGACCTGGAGGTCGGCGAGGCGCCCGCGGCGCAGGAGCCGGACGGCCGGGGCGCGCAGAGCACCGACTGAGTACTGACCGAGAGGGGCTACCCGGGGGCGCAACAGAGTGGTAACAGGACTCCGCTACGCTAGGGGCGGAACCAACGGAGAAGACCCCGGAAAACCAACAGAGCGGCCCTCAGGGACCGCTCGGTTCAGGTATCCGTACTGCGGTCCAAGAACGCCGCAGCACGGAGATACGTACATATGCTGATGAAGTTGTCGTGCGGTCGTGCGAGAGCTTTGCCGGTACGGGACGGCGGAGGGCCTGGTCAGGCCATCCGGCTGCGGGCCCGAGCCGCGCGGCGCTTCAGTGCACGGCGCTCGTCCTCGCTCATCCCGCCCCACACGCCGGCGTCCTGGCCGCTCTCCAGCGCCCACTGCAGGCACTGGTCGACGACGTCGCAACGACGGCATACAGCCTTGGCATCTTCGATCTGCAGCAACGCCGGCCCGGTGTTCCCGATCGGGAAGAAGAGCTCTGGGTCCTCGTCACGGCAGGCAGCGCGGTGGCGCCAGTCCATGGGGTCCACTCCTTCGGTTTCGTGGTGTACGTGTGTGCGTGCGGTTCCGGCGCTCCGAAGCGATGACTCGACCTGGTCCCCCACGGCCCTGGCGGGTCCGGTCGCTCCGGTGTGCCGGGTACTACAGCCACAACGCCGGACGCGGGTGTCCGGTCACTGTGGGTCCTGCTGTTGTACGTCTTCTGTACGGCTTTACCTGTCTGGCGGCGGGCCCGCCACTGGACAACCGCCGCGTGGGTTCCCGTGTTCCGGCGTCCACCTTGTGAATGTGAACGCTTTCACTAGTAACCCCGGCGGTCGGGACCACTCGAACTACTGGGCAGTTGGCCTGGCGCGGAGATCGCTGGCGCGCTCCGCGGACTAAGGCATGACACAAAGGGAGAACCGCGACCCGGGTGTGATCCGTGCCGCTTCTCTCTCGCGTCCAACCGCACCGGGCCGGGTGATCCTCCGACAGGTGCCTTCACAAAGGGTGTCAGGGGTTCCGGCCGGTGCACAAGCCCTTGGTCCGATGTTTTTGGATTTCCAGGCTGTCTCCTCGCTCACACCTTGCCTTCCAAGGGGGTGAGGAGGAGACGCTGACTAGTCCAAAGGCACTAGAGCGAACTAGTACCTGGGAATCCTCGGCGGCGCCCGGGTTCAGCCTGTGTTCGGCAGAGCCCCGGCGGCCGACCGTGACTCCATGTCATCACATCGCGACCCGCAGCGCGTCGCGAATCGCGCGGAACGTCACACTTTCGCGCAGTCCCAAGTGGTCGCCGTCGACCTGGAAGTCGGTCGGGACGTCCGCGGTCAGCGTGAATTCCGTCAGATCATGGTGCAGGCTGACATTCCTTCCGCGGACCAGTTTCTCACTGGACGTGAACATCTGCCTGACTATCCGCAGCGCGGCCCGGCCGGACATCCTGGTGACGCCGAACAAGTCCAGGCCGTCCTCGAACGAGGAATCCGGCGTGATCACGATCGGCTTGTTGCCGAGATACGTCCAGGGCGAAGTGTTGGTGACGATGGCCATGAACAGTCGGGGTATCTCCGTGCCGTCGGCCATCTTCATGCCGATCGGGGGATTGCGCCGGTCCAGGCCGTGCCAGTAGTGCCGCAGGGCCGAACGGATGTACAGGGAGCCGGTCGACTTGTGGCCGGCGCTGCGGCGCTCCTCCACTATCCCGACCACCGCGGCGTCGAAGCCGTAGCCGGCGGTGAAGGTGAAGTAGCGGTCGTCGGCCAGGCCCATGGACACCGGCCGCCGGCGGTTCTCGTGGATCGCGTCCAACAGGACGCCGGTGGCCTCCACCGGGTCGTTGGGCAGCCCGAGCGCGCGGGCGAAGACGTTCGTCGAGCCGCCGGGGACCACGCCGAGGTCGGGGCGCGGGGCGCCGTCCGGGAGAGCGGCGCCCATTATCCCGTTCACGACCTCGTTGACCGTGCCGTCCCCGCCGAGCGCGACGATCAGGTCCACCCCGTCCTCCGCGGCCGCGCGGGCCAGCTCGACGGCGTGCCCGCGGTAGGCGGTCTCGCCGATCGCCGTGTCGAGCTCCCCGGCCAGCGCGTGGGCCAGCACTTCGCGCGTGCGTTCGGACGTGCTGGTGGCCTTGGGGTTCATGACCAGGAGCGCGCGCATGGGCACACGTTACTGGTTCGTATTACGACTGCGGTATGCGACCCGCCCGCACCCGGTCCGAGGTGGCCGTGAGCCCCCGCCGCGCCGCTGGCGTATTTTGGTCTACGCCTGCTGGACGCCGGGACGGGCACCGCCGTTGCTACCCTCCTGAGTATGTCGAGCGATCCGACTTCGCAAGCCGCCCCGGTTGTCCCCGGCGCCGCGGAACACCTCCCACGCCCCCTGGCGGTCGCCGCCGCCATCACCGCGGTGGAGAGCCTGGTGGCACTGGTCTACTCGGTGTGGCTGGTGGTCGAGGCGTTCGTCGGGACCCCGCGCGAGCGCGGACAGGCCATCGCCGTCGGGATCACGTTCCTGATACTGGCGATCCCGCTGCCGCTGGTGCCGCGCGGGCTCTCGCGGGCCAGCATGCGGGCCCGGACGCCGGCTGTGATGCTGCAGTTGCTGGCGCTGTGGGTCGCCTACTTCATGGTCCAGGCGCAGTTCTGGATCGGGGCGGTGCCGGCCGTGGCGGCCGCGGTCGTCGGGCTGGTGTGCATCTTCACCCCGGTCTCCACGGCCGCGCTGACCAAGCACTGGCGCGAGGACGAGAGTCCGGCTGCGAACTGACCCGAGATCAAGAACAAGAACAAGTAGGAGAAAAAGAAGTGGCGGCCCGATCGGGCCGCCACTTCTTTTGATTCGTCCTAAAGGCTCACTCGTCCACGAGAAGCTGCGCGCGCAGCTGCTCCAGGGTCCGGGCCAGCAGGCGGGACACGTGCATCTGCGAGATGCCGATCTCCTCGGCGATCTGCGACTGCGTCATGTTGCCGAAGAAGCGCAGCAGCAGGATCTTCTTCTCGCG contains these protein-coding regions:
- a CDS encoding SIS domain-containing protein, which codes for MAREIAEQPAVLERILTEGLPRIREAAEQVKAARPRFALLTARGTSDNAAYYAKYLMEIALGLPVGLTSMSTTTAYHAQPDLRDVLCVTVSQSGGSPDLVAHTEMAKARGGLTLAVTNVAGSPVNRASELSLDVLAGPELALPATKTYTAELLTLWLLVDALRGGDGSAAKALPDLAATVLARESEVADLAQRYRFASRLVLTGRGYSYPTAREAALKVMETSYLPAHAFSGADLLHGPLAMVDNVSPVVAVAAEGAGGTALEPVLERLRERGADLVVIGSAEHVAGATAGFVLPSGLPEELSPILEILPLQQLAYHVTMGRGLNPDAPRALAKVTRTH
- a CDS encoding dihydrofolate reductase family protein — its product is MRKLVATLFLSLDGVAESADKFCLDWDDVVDANGEAIIATQDAVILGRRSYDEWVEFWPGSDIEPFATFINEVPKYVATSTPLERPWHNATAIEGGLVEFVQDLKNSEGGDIGVHASISVVQALLAAGVLDELRLAVAPAVVGQGKRLLDGVPPMRFETMRSVTTPSGYLLADYRVSH
- the nagA gene encoding N-acetylglucosamine-6-phosphate deacetylase, with the protein product MTSSISAPRVLLGGRLAGPATVVVDDGVVAEVLEGASPEADIVLDSGVLAPGLVDIQTNGCFGVDFITASDEDWRLVSDRLPSTGVTAFQPTYITAPLETLLAGVKQAGAVFGSLRGAQAMGVHLEGPFLSPQRPGVHDPRYLVPPTPERVGAILATLTADETRGVVTMVTLAPELEGGPEAVRRLAEAGVRVSLGHTDALAAQVVDAADEGATLVTHIFNAQRPLNHREPGVPGAALYDTRFTCGLIADLHHVAPEICTLIWRAAGGRVALVTDAIAAAGMPPGEYELSGIKVYLGEDGVPRDAAGVIGGSALTLDRAIRNLVGIGLDEASVLVAATRVPADALGRPDLGRIEPGARADLVWFDDGYHPLHTWVAGRSVFEAGSSAQAPNGPHRLAREHQPA
- a CDS encoding 8-amino-7-oxononanoate synthase yields the protein MSTLDQPSPHPLSWLARHADERRAAGLRRTLVPRTADSPLIDLAGNDYLGLTRHPEVVEGAVEAVRRWGTGSTGSRLVTGTTELHAELEAGLAEHAGMEAGLVFSSGYLANLGVITALAGRGDLIVSDSLNHASLIDAARLSRARVAITPHSDVDAVAAALAGRSEERALVVVESLFSVDGDTAPLRELHEACRAHGAVLVVDEAHGFGVAGPEGRGAVFDAGLAGQPDVIVAATLSKAFASQGGAILGSAELIAHLVDAARSMIFDTGLAPASAGAALAALKVIRRDPGLPELVRKRSWEIYELALALGLEATPPSGAVTSIILGAPEAAVAARDFCLERGLHVGCFRPPSVPDGKSRLRVTARADLSDLETDHIRSVLSDLADSQPHPSPTTTR
- a CDS encoding histidine kinase N-terminal domain-containing protein, with the translated sequence MNDLVHTRTDLDEADLDWLHLLTADWQLLADLSFADLVLWAPIKTEDADESGQAPLTEPGYVAVAQMRPNTGPTCYTADLVGSTIKRGQRPMLDLALDSGRIRREGDPEWREDVPVRVEAIPVRRGDRVIAVISRNTNLLAARTPSRLELTYLQTAADLARMIAEGIFPYPESRDQQDNSPRVGDGVIRLDADGAVVYASPNALSAYHRLGYAADMVGEHLGDLTAALAPVQGAMEEALQVVASGRKPREAEVEGNGTVVQLRAIPLRPQGERTGALVLVHDVTELRRRERELISKDATIREIHHRVKNNLQTVAALLRLQARRIDDGTGRAALEEAVRRVGSIALVHETLSQTLDERVDFDEIADRVLAMVVDVGAGGPGGPGGVSVRSRRTGRFGVLPAQIATPLSMVLTEVLQNSLEHGLADRGGSLEVQAHRAGPRLKVVVTDDGNGLPAGFDAATAGNLGLQIVRTLVHGDLKGTFDLRPAPSGRGAVAVLDLEVGEAPAAQEPDGRGAQSTD
- a CDS encoding WhiB family transcriptional regulator, coding for MDWRHRAACRDEDPELFFPIGNTGPALLQIEDAKAVCRRCDVVDQCLQWALESGQDAGVWGGMSEDERRALKRRAARARSRMA
- a CDS encoding diacylglycerol kinase family protein, encoding MRALLVMNPKATSTSERTREVLAHALAGELDTAIGETAYRGHAVELARAAAEDGVDLIVALGGDGTVNEVVNGIMGAALPDGAPRPDLGVVPGGSTNVFARALGLPNDPVEATGVLLDAIHENRRRPVSMGLADDRYFTFTAGYGFDAAVVGIVEERRSAGHKSTGSLYIRSALRHYWHGLDRRNPPIGMKMADGTEIPRLFMAIVTNTSPWTYLGNKPIVITPDSSFEDGLDLFGVTRMSGRAALRIVRQMFTSSEKLVRGRNVSLHHDLTEFTLTADVPTDFQVDGDHLGLRESVTFRAIRDALRVAM